A part of Capsicum annuum cultivar UCD-10X-F1 chromosome 6, UCD10Xv1.1, whole genome shotgun sequence genomic DNA contains:
- the LOC107875411 gene encoding UDP-xylose transporter 3 isoform X1, which translates to MAENQRFHLGTVGALTLSVVSSVSIVICNKALISTLGFTFATTLTSWHLLVTFCSLHVARWMRFFEHKPFDPKAVMGFGILNGSSIGLLNLSLGFNSVGFYQMTKLAIIPCTVLLETLFFRKRFSRNIQLALTVLLFGVGIATVTDLQLNLLGSVLSLFAIVTTCIAQIMTNTIQKKFKVSSTQLLYQSCPYQSIILFIVGPFLDGLLTNQNVFAYNYTPNVLAFIVLSCLISVSVNFSTFLVIGKTSPVTYQVLGHLKTCLVLAFGYVLLRDPFSWRNILGIFIAMLGMILYSYCCTIESQQKSIEAASLLSQVNDSETDPLINVEKGSGNLPDNVVAQAPGWNSSKDQHV; encoded by the exons ATGGCCGAAAACCAGAGGTTTCATCTGGGGACCGTTGGGGCATTGACGTTGTCCGTGGTGTCGTCGGTGTCCATTGTAATTTGCAATAAGGCGTTAATTAGCACATTAGGTTTTACATTTG CTACGACGTTGACAAGCTGGCATCTTCTAGTTACATTTTGTTCTCTCCATGTGGCAAGGTGGATGAGATTTTTTGAACACAAGCCTTTTGATCCGAAAGCTGTTATGGGCTTCGGAATACTGAATGGGTCCTCTATTGGACTTCTTAATTTAAGTCTGGGGTTTAATTCTGTTGGTTTTTATCAG ATGACAAAGTTAGCAATCATCCCCTGTACAGTTCTTTTGGAGACTCTTTTCTTCAGAAAAAGATTCAG TAGGAATATCCAGCTTGCACTTACCGTTCTTCTCTTTGGGGTTGGAATTGCAACAGTAACTGATTTGCAACTCAATTTGCTGGGTTCTGTTTTATCTTTGTTCGCAATTGTCACCACTTGTATTGCGCAAATT ATGACAAATACCATCCAGAAGAAGTTCAAGGTTTCTTCAACCCAGCTGTTGTATCAGTCTTGTCCTTATCAATCAATTATTTTGTTTATAGTAGGACCATTTTTAGATGGGCTTTTGACAAATCAGAATGTATTTGCTTACAACTACACACCAAATGTGCTG GCCTTTATTGTCCTATCCTGTCTTATATCCGTCTCCGTGAACTTCAGTACTTTTTTGGTAATTGGCAAGACTTCTCCAGTCACCTATCAGGTCCTTGGGCATCTAAAAACATGTCTTGTTTTGGCCTTTGGGTATGTTCTTCTTCGTGATCCCTTCAGCTGGCGAAACATTCTGGGTATCTTCATTGCTATGCTAGGGATGATACTCTATTCGTATTGTTGCACCATTGAGAGCCAGCAGAAGTCTATAGAGGCTGCATCCCTTCTGTCTCAG GTAAACGACAGTGAAACTGATCCTCTAATAAATGTTGAAAAAGGCTCTGGCAACTTACCGGATAATGTTGTTGCTCAGGCCCCTGGCTGGAATTCTAGCAAGGATCAGCACGTATAA
- the LOC107875411 gene encoding UDP-xylose transporter 3 isoform X2 → MAENQRFHLGTVGALTLSVVSSVSIVICNKALISTLGFTFATTLTSWHLLVTFCSLHVARWMRFFEHKPFDPKAVMGFGILNGSSIGLLNLSLGFNSVGFYQMTKLAIIPCTVLLETLFFRKRFSRNIQLALTVLLFGVGIATVTDLQLNLLGSVLSLFAIVTTCIAQIMTNTIQKKFKVSSTQLLYQSCPYQSIILFIVGPFLDGLLTNQNVFAYNYTPNVLAFIVLSCLISVSVNFSTFLVIGKTSPVTYQVLGHLKTCLVLAFGYVLLRDPFSWRNILGIFIAMLGMILYSYCCTIESQQKSIEAASLLSQAPGWNSSKDQHV, encoded by the exons ATGGCCGAAAACCAGAGGTTTCATCTGGGGACCGTTGGGGCATTGACGTTGTCCGTGGTGTCGTCGGTGTCCATTGTAATTTGCAATAAGGCGTTAATTAGCACATTAGGTTTTACATTTG CTACGACGTTGACAAGCTGGCATCTTCTAGTTACATTTTGTTCTCTCCATGTGGCAAGGTGGATGAGATTTTTTGAACACAAGCCTTTTGATCCGAAAGCTGTTATGGGCTTCGGAATACTGAATGGGTCCTCTATTGGACTTCTTAATTTAAGTCTGGGGTTTAATTCTGTTGGTTTTTATCAG ATGACAAAGTTAGCAATCATCCCCTGTACAGTTCTTTTGGAGACTCTTTTCTTCAGAAAAAGATTCAG TAGGAATATCCAGCTTGCACTTACCGTTCTTCTCTTTGGGGTTGGAATTGCAACAGTAACTGATTTGCAACTCAATTTGCTGGGTTCTGTTTTATCTTTGTTCGCAATTGTCACCACTTGTATTGCGCAAATT ATGACAAATACCATCCAGAAGAAGTTCAAGGTTTCTTCAACCCAGCTGTTGTATCAGTCTTGTCCTTATCAATCAATTATTTTGTTTATAGTAGGACCATTTTTAGATGGGCTTTTGACAAATCAGAATGTATTTGCTTACAACTACACACCAAATGTGCTG GCCTTTATTGTCCTATCCTGTCTTATATCCGTCTCCGTGAACTTCAGTACTTTTTTGGTAATTGGCAAGACTTCTCCAGTCACCTATCAGGTCCTTGGGCATCTAAAAACATGTCTTGTTTTGGCCTTTGGGTATGTTCTTCTTCGTGATCCCTTCAGCTGGCGAAACATTCTGGGTATCTTCATTGCTATGCTAGGGATGATACTCTATTCGTATTGTTGCACCATTGAGAGCCAGCAGAAGTCTATAGAGGCTGCATCCCTTCTGTCTCAG GCCCCTGGCTGGAATTCTAGCAAGGATCAGCACGTATAA